The genomic stretch CGAAAGCGTTCAGCGTGCTGTCGTGGCATCTGCCAAGCAAAGCATGTTGGCGATACTGAACACTCGTAAGATGATGACAGGCACGTTCGAGGCAACCCGTCAGGCGGTTAAGCAAGCGTTGCAAACCCAAGGAACAGATTTCAAGCTGTCTCTCGAGCATGTCGTGACGGATCTCGAGGCAGCCCGGCAAGAGTTGATGACCCAACAATCGCAACTGACCGACCTCCAGCAGGCACTCAAGGAGAGCCAAAAAAGACAGATGATTGGTCTAATTTCTGTCGGATTGCTGGCTCTCGGTGCACTGGTTTGGCAAGCCATCTTGTATTGGGCGCAAACCTGACAGCGGGCGTAGCGTAATTAAAGTGGAGGGCGTGCTGTATTCGCTAGCGAGCTGTCGAACAGGGCACTGCTCGCAGTCCACCCGATTAGACTCACCAACTCCATTTTCTTGGCATCGCTGAGGCTTCAAGGCTTCCTATCGGAGCGATGTTCGATGAGGAGGGGGATGCGACTTTAGGTAATGACGCCTATGGTCGGATCAGAACACCTACCTCAGATGGTGGTTGCGAGGATACCTGACCGTTTGCCCGATCTCCTTTTAGGTCAAATTATGGAGAACAAATAATCATTGCTTAGAGATAATTCTCGTAATTCTGAACTCGTTGTCGTGCCTGCTCCCAGCACCGGTCTGCCGAGAAGCTCCGTGCTCCCTAGTCACTTTGCAGTAAGCGTCCGGCGAACTCACCTTGCGTAAGTCAGGCCGGCACCCACTGATGCGGCAGCAACTGTCCGATCTCACTGGCCCGTTGGGTCGGCAGCCGCGTCAGCACATCTTTGAGATAGGCATACGGATCATGCCCATTCATGCGCGCCGACTGGATCAAACTCATGATTGCCGCAGCCCGCTTACCGCTGCGCAGGGATCCCGCAAATAACCAGTTCGAGCGCCCGAGTGCCCATGGCCGTATCTGGTTTTCGACCTGGTTGTTGTCGATGGGCACAGCCCCATCTTCTAGGTAGCGCGTCAGCGCTACCCAGCGTTTCAGGCTGTAATCGAGGGCTTTGGCCGTGGCTGATCCATTGGGCACCAGGTCTCGCTGCGCCAACATCCAGTCATGCAGTTTTTTGAGGATCGGCACCGCCAGTTCTTGTCGTATTCGCCAGCGCTCTTCATCACTCATGTCCCGCGCCTGACGTTCGACCTCGTACAAGCCGCTGATCGAGTGCAGGGCCTGTTCAGCCAGCTGACTTTTGTTCGCCACGTGCAAATCAAAGAACTTGCGCCGGGCGTGGGCCATGCAGCCGATTTCAATGATGCCTTGTTCGAAACCGGCTTTGTAGCCAGCGAAGTCGTCGCAGACCAGCTTGCCGTTCCAGTCACCCAGGAAGTTGCGCGCATGTTCGCCAGCACGGCTTGGGCTGAAGTCGTAAACCACCGCTTTGAGCCCTGAAAACGGCGTCGTGCTGTACGCCCAGATATAGGCCCGATGGGTTTTCTTCTCGCCTGGCGCAAGCATTTGCACCGGTGTTTCATCAGCGTGGATCACGCCCTGGTTCAGCACGGCTTCACGCAGTGCATCGACCAGTGGCTGAAGCCGCACGCCGGTTTGTCCGACCCACTGCGCCAGGGTCGAGCGAGCAATTGCCAGCCCGGCGCGGCCAAAAATTTTCTCCTGCCGGTACAGCGGCAAGTGATCGGCAAACTTGGCCACCATCACGTGGGCCAACAAACCTGCGGTCGGGATACCTTTGTCGATAACCTGGGCTGGCACCGGGGCCTGGATCAGGGTTTCGCACTGGCGACAGGCCCATTTGCCCCGCACATGTTGCTCGACGGTAAACACGCCCGGCGTGTAATCCAGCTTCTCGCTGACGTCTTCGCCGATGCGTTGAAGTTGGCAGCCACAGACGCACTGGGTGTTTTCGGGTTCGTGACGAATCACCGTG from Pseudomonas putida encodes the following:
- a CDS encoding IS66 family transposase, encoding MTFSPNLDQMTPEQLRALAAQALQLQSQVEAMSRKIQNDEILIEQFKFEIALLKRHKFAKRSEQISPAQSSLLDDLLDIDLEAIEAELKQLLPDAPQAEPRQSPKRAPLPPQFPRTVIRHEPENTQCVCGCQLQRIGEDVSEKLDYTPGVFTVEQHVRGKWACRQCETLIQAPVPAQVIDKGIPTAGLLAHVMVAKFADHLPLYRQEKIFGRAGLAIARSTLAQWVGQTGVRLQPLVDALREAVLNQGVIHADETPVQMLAPGEKKTHRAYIWAYSTTPFSGLKAVVYDFSPSRAGEHARNFLGDWNGKLVCDDFAGYKAGFEQGIIEIGCMAHARRKFFDLHVANKSQLAEQALHSISGLYEVERQARDMSDEERWRIRQELAVPILKKLHDWMLAQRDLVPNGSATAKALDYSLKRWVALTRYLEDGAVPIDNNQVENQIRPWALGRSNWLFAGSLRSGKRAAAIMSLIQSARMNGHDPYAYLKDVLTRLPTQRASEIGQLLPHQWVPA